From one Neorhizobium galegae genomic stretch:
- a CDS encoding ABC transporter permease subunit — protein MAELSAKDTFSRKRLRADSLWLTMPGLVYMALLLILPAGALIWQSFIEPKSGAFDLTVYRQMFSAGVYVKVLANTFAISAQVTIVCLLVGYPIAVWLAGMPERRRRMAMWLVLLPFWVSPLLKNFAWIVLLARKGIVAQMLTGMGFDTQLDLLYGRGAVIFGMAHAMLPLAILTMLPTMLSIDGRLIPAAMTMGASRSQSFWRIFMPLSMPGVAAAGLLIFVMGLGFFITPALLGSPRETVIGQMMITQVQQLFNLRLGGALATLLLAVTLITIAVYDRFFGMSAVSGNSAAARRGGVIGAIGSAMIEIGAFVSDFVASLFPARLGRRVFTAFVWIVIAIMIVPVLAFPPMAFSGSSFLEFPPKSFSLRWFQTYLSSDQWMGATARSAVVAIVTGVVATIISGMAAYGLARTQRKAGGLIFLSFMLPMIVPNIVIGVSLFYVLAKIGLIATNTGIILGHTLSAMPIVFVILLTTFRSFDWRLLQAAGTLGANGWQQIRLVLLPLIKGGAIAAFLFGLLHSFEELTIALFVGAGVKQTLPKQMWDDIILSISPTLAAASVFIVAVVTVLFVIAEKARPR, from the coding sequence ATGGCTGAACTTTCCGCCAAAGACACCTTCTCACGGAAGCGCCTGAGAGCGGATAGCCTCTGGCTTACCATGCCGGGACTTGTCTACATGGCTCTGTTGCTGATCCTGCCGGCTGGCGCGCTGATCTGGCAGTCCTTCATTGAGCCGAAGTCCGGTGCTTTCGATCTGACCGTCTATCGGCAGATGTTCTCGGCCGGCGTCTACGTGAAGGTGCTCGCCAACACGTTCGCCATCTCTGCCCAAGTCACCATCGTCTGCCTTCTGGTCGGCTATCCCATCGCCGTCTGGCTGGCCGGCATGCCGGAACGTCGCCGGCGCATGGCTATGTGGCTGGTCCTGCTACCATTCTGGGTCAGCCCGCTTCTGAAAAACTTCGCCTGGATCGTGCTGCTCGCTCGCAAGGGCATTGTCGCGCAGATGTTGACTGGCATGGGTTTCGATACCCAACTCGACCTGCTCTACGGCCGCGGTGCGGTTATCTTCGGCATGGCGCATGCCATGCTGCCTCTCGCGATCCTCACAATGCTGCCGACCATGCTGTCGATCGACGGTCGCCTCATCCCCGCCGCCATGACCATGGGCGCGAGCCGTAGCCAGTCCTTCTGGCGCATCTTCATGCCGCTTTCCATGCCGGGCGTTGCCGCTGCCGGCCTGCTCATCTTCGTGATGGGCCTCGGCTTCTTCATCACGCCGGCTCTTCTGGGCTCGCCACGGGAAACGGTCATCGGCCAGATGATGATTACCCAGGTTCAGCAGTTGTTCAACCTGCGGCTTGGCGGCGCTCTTGCAACCCTCCTCCTCGCCGTGACGCTGATTACCATCGCCGTTTACGATCGTTTCTTCGGCATGTCGGCCGTCTCGGGCAATAGTGCTGCAGCCAGGCGCGGCGGCGTTATCGGCGCCATCGGCAGCGCAATGATCGAGATCGGTGCGTTTGTCAGCGACTTCGTTGCCAGCCTGTTCCCGGCACGTCTTGGACGTCGCGTCTTCACCGCGTTCGTTTGGATTGTTATTGCAATCATGATCGTGCCGGTTCTGGCATTCCCACCGATGGCTTTTTCCGGCTCGAGTTTTCTTGAGTTCCCACCGAAAAGCTTCTCGTTGCGCTGGTTCCAGACCTATCTCAGTTCCGATCAGTGGATGGGTGCAACCGCGCGTTCAGCCGTGGTCGCGATCGTGACAGGTGTTGTCGCCACCATCATTTCGGGCATGGCGGCCTATGGACTGGCGCGCACGCAACGCAAGGCCGGTGGCCTGATCTTCCTGTCGTTCATGCTGCCGATGATTGTACCCAATATCGTCATCGGCGTATCGCTGTTCTATGTGCTTGCCAAAATCGGTCTGATCGCGACCAATACCGGCATCATCCTCGGCCACACGCTGTCGGCCATGCCGATCGTCTTCGTCATCCTGCTGACTACGTTCCGGAGTTTTGACTGGCGCCTTCTGCAGGCGGCCGGAACACTCGGCGCAAACGGCTGGCAGCAGATCCGTCTCGTCCTTCTTCCACTGATCAAGGGTGGTGCCATTGCGGCCTTCCTGTTCGGACTGCTGCACTCCTTCGAAGAACTCACCATAGCGCTGTTCGTAGGTGCGGGCGTCAAGCAGACACTCCCAAAGCAGATGTGGGACGATATCATTCTCAGCATTTCTCCGACCCTGGCTGCTGCCTCGGTCTTCATCGTGGCGGTGGTGACAGTGCTCTTCGTCATCGCCGAAAAGGCAAGGCCGCGCTGA
- a CDS encoding RidA family protein, which produces MAHRRIRKFNTKETYPEQKLDNDLCQAVVARGTMIFLRGQCPQDLDTAKNIESHDPVEQTHKVMQNIRQLVQESGGQMEHVTKLVVYLTDVRHREAVYRTMGEYIQGVFPVCTGLVVVALARPEWLVEIDATAVIPD; this is translated from the coding sequence ATGGCACATAGGCGCATTCGCAAGTTCAACACCAAGGAAACCTATCCCGAGCAGAAGCTCGACAACGACCTCTGCCAGGCGGTTGTCGCTCGCGGCACGATGATCTTTCTGCGTGGCCAGTGCCCGCAGGATCTTGATACCGCCAAGAACATCGAGAGCCATGATCCGGTGGAGCAGACGCACAAGGTGATGCAGAACATTCGCCAACTGGTGCAGGAATCCGGCGGCCAAATGGAACATGTGACGAAGCTAGTTGTCTATCTGACCGACGTTCGCCACCGCGAGGCCGTCTACCGGACTATGGGCGAATATATCCAAGGCGTCTTCCCGGTCTGCACTGGGCTTGTCGTCGTGGCGTTGGCACGGCCGGAATGGCTTGTGGAGATCGACGCGACAGCCGTCATTCCGGACTGA
- a CDS encoding DUF1028 domain-containing protein — translation MTFSIVARCEQTGQFGVAISSSSPAVAARCAWARAGIGAVATQNVTNPALGPKMLGELGSGASAAEAVTVAQQSDDFPDYRQLLAVDAHGGTAIHSGRNALGTWTSAIGHQCVAAGNLLANDGVPKVMIDSFEATSGTLGDRLIAALRAAVDAGGEAGPVRSAGLLIVNKEPWPYAELRIDWLDDGCPIAAVARAWDVYKPQAMDYVTRALNPLAAPSYGVPGDE, via the coding sequence ATGACCTTCTCCATCGTCGCTCGCTGTGAGCAGACCGGCCAGTTCGGTGTGGCGATTTCGTCTTCCTCTCCCGCAGTGGCCGCACGTTGCGCCTGGGCTCGAGCCGGCATCGGCGCTGTTGCAACGCAGAACGTTACCAATCCGGCACTCGGTCCCAAAATGCTTGGCGAACTCGGAAGCGGAGCGAGCGCAGCAGAGGCCGTGACAGTGGCGCAACAGAGCGATGATTTTCCAGACTATCGCCAGTTGCTGGCGGTGGATGCGCACGGCGGGACGGCTATCCATTCCGGCCGCAACGCTCTTGGAACCTGGACCTCGGCCATCGGTCATCAATGTGTTGCCGCCGGCAACCTTCTGGCCAATGACGGCGTGCCGAAGGTGATGATCGACTCATTCGAGGCCACTTCGGGTACTTTGGGTGACCGCCTCATCGCCGCGCTCCGAGCGGCTGTTGATGCGGGCGGCGAAGCCGGCCCGGTTCGGTCGGCGGGGCTGTTGATTGTCAACAAGGAGCCCTGGCCCTATGCCGAACTGCGGATCGACTGGCTGGACGATGGCTGCCCGATCGCAGCGGTGGCGCGGGCGTGGGACGTCTACAAGCCGCAGGCCATGGATTATGTGACACGGGCACTCAACCCGCTGGCCGCTCCATCATACGGTGTACCTGGCGACGAGTGA
- a CDS encoding ABC transporter substrate-binding protein, producing MNNNVSRRGFMKTTTGLAAVALAAPVILKGNRVFAGETLVVRDMGGAFYEGFKVAFYDTFAAETGVAIQTNTNEPDPIPQYKMAIDTDTKLFDVALMTPEHVLRIRKLGNNYMLPLNIEVPNKADFAPHTFEPDFAGVAIFALAMAYRKDTMKTVPTSWADFWNAKAFKGRRGMWRSPVTTLEMALLADGVPLDKLYPLDVDRAFKSLDKVKSSIDIWWTSGAHATQLLQNGELDMMSTWSTRAQAAINAGAPAGIVWNGGLFNIDGWTIAGNTKKADLARKFIEWCLDAKRQAAYTGILACGPTNMKAYEHLSAEKAQLLPTAPANIKGLAVLNAAYWAEHQDELTQRFEQWILS from the coding sequence ATGAATAACAATGTATCACGCCGTGGTTTCATGAAGACGACGACCGGGCTTGCCGCCGTGGCGCTTGCAGCTCCGGTCATTCTGAAGGGCAACCGCGTATTTGCCGGCGAAACGCTGGTCGTACGCGACATGGGCGGCGCCTTCTACGAAGGTTTCAAGGTTGCCTTCTACGACACCTTTGCCGCCGAGACGGGTGTTGCCATACAGACCAATACCAACGAGCCAGATCCGATCCCGCAGTACAAGATGGCGATCGATACCGACACCAAGCTGTTCGACGTCGCCCTGATGACGCCGGAACACGTGCTGCGCATCCGCAAGCTCGGCAACAACTATATGTTGCCCCTTAACATCGAGGTCCCCAACAAGGCCGACTTCGCCCCACACACGTTCGAACCCGATTTCGCCGGCGTCGCGATCTTCGCGCTCGCCATGGCTTACCGCAAGGACACCATGAAGACGGTTCCGACTAGCTGGGCCGATTTCTGGAACGCCAAAGCTTTCAAAGGCCGCCGTGGCATGTGGCGCAGCCCGGTCACGACGCTGGAAATGGCATTGCTCGCTGATGGCGTTCCGCTCGACAAGCTTTATCCGCTCGACGTCGATCGCGCCTTCAAGAGCCTCGACAAGGTCAAGTCCAGCATCGACATCTGGTGGACTTCGGGTGCTCATGCAACCCAGCTTCTTCAGAATGGCGAACTGGACATGATGTCGACCTGGTCGACCCGCGCACAAGCAGCCATCAATGCCGGCGCACCGGCAGGCATCGTCTGGAATGGCGGCCTGTTCAACATCGATGGGTGGACCATTGCTGGCAACACAAAAAAGGCCGATCTTGCCCGCAAGTTCATCGAATGGTGCCTGGATGCAAAACGTCAGGCAGCTTATACGGGCATCCTGGCTTGCGGCCCGACCAACATGAAGGCCTACGAGCATCTGAGCGCCGAAAAGGCTCAGCTTCTGCCGACGGCACCCGCCAACATCAAGGGCCTGGCTGTTCTTAATGCTGCCTATTGGGCAGAGCATCAGGACGAACTAACCCAGCGCTTCGAACAGTGGATTCTGAGCTGA
- a CDS encoding glycoside hydrolase family 3 C-terminal domain-containing protein, whose protein sequence is MPEKSQSADQTIASIVDRMTNQEKVDLLSGFGMWKTAAVPAYGIKPIVMTDGTYGVRYSIPQIDSDERGGMDLDAFLSVVNQRASDVAIAWGEMKPATCFPNGSAMGNSWDEDLMQRLGVLLGQECRAMGVHMLLGPGINLRRTPLAGRSYEYYSEDPLVTGKLSAAVIEGIQSQGVGTSLKHFACNNSEVERTTMDSVVEERALREIYLKGFEIAIRQSKPWTIMSSYNRLNGVQASQDPWLLNGVLRDEWGFDGVVVSDWHGIKDRPVSLMAGGDLDMPESPRRKADLLAALDCGAVPVEVANLSCRRMLEMIERCNAGASQPLPVYTAEEHHAEARAMAAASMVLVRNEGLLPIQPDMMNILVVGRDAGIPVIQGSGCATTIPTMVDQPLEQLEQALGTDHVLTFRQEADAETLALAAKADLVLVYTSTEGAYDGEGSDRTTLALGPGQDAMIAALAAASEKVAVVIACPDAVEMPWVDQVGAVLVTFYSGQAMGGAVADILTGTVNPSGKLSVTFPKRLADVPGFLHYPGENGRHIYGEGIHVGYRAYDLREIEPLFAFGHGLSYTSFAYSDLAVSSAQIGLHDAITVAFTITNTGHRTGAEVAQLYLQAPGKRLKRSPQELKGFAKPVLAPGESKRVEITITGSDLAIWDPALARWVLEGVEARLVVGASSRDPKLSADLMIKPSVLPFRRIAYDTQPAYVLPNAIACEHICAYLTNRYNISQEDAMRMLNHCANSFFGIFTSLERRLRVSIPEAEVAGLIFEINAAMGGAESEL, encoded by the coding sequence ATGCCCGAGAAGAGCCAGTCCGCAGACCAGACGATAGCTTCCATTGTCGATAGGATGACCAACCAGGAAAAGGTCGATCTGCTTTCCGGCTTCGGAATGTGGAAAACTGCGGCGGTTCCCGCTTACGGCATCAAGCCGATCGTCATGACCGATGGCACCTATGGCGTACGTTATTCGATCCCGCAGATTGACAGTGATGAGCGCGGCGGCATGGATCTCGATGCCTTCCTGTCGGTAGTCAACCAGCGCGCCAGCGACGTCGCCATCGCCTGGGGCGAAATGAAGCCGGCGACCTGCTTCCCCAACGGTTCCGCCATGGGCAACAGCTGGGATGAGGATCTGATGCAGCGGCTTGGCGTGTTGCTCGGCCAGGAATGCCGCGCCATGGGCGTCCATATGCTGCTCGGCCCCGGCATCAACCTGCGCCGTACGCCGCTTGCCGGCCGTTCCTATGAATATTACTCGGAAGATCCACTGGTCACCGGCAAACTGTCGGCGGCGGTCATCGAGGGCATCCAGTCGCAGGGTGTCGGGACCTCGCTCAAACATTTCGCCTGCAACAATTCCGAAGTCGAGCGCACCACGATGGACAGCGTCGTTGAAGAACGGGCGCTGCGGGAAATCTACCTCAAGGGTTTCGAGATCGCCATCAGGCAGTCCAAACCCTGGACGATCATGTCCTCCTATAACCGCCTGAATGGTGTGCAGGCCTCGCAGGACCCCTGGCTCCTCAATGGGGTCCTGCGCGACGAATGGGGCTTTGACGGCGTGGTCGTTTCGGACTGGCACGGCATCAAGGACCGTCCGGTCTCGTTGATGGCTGGTGGTGATCTCGATATGCCGGAAAGCCCGCGTCGCAAGGCGGATCTTCTCGCGGCGCTCGACTGCGGCGCCGTTCCGGTCGAGGTGGCGAACCTGTCGTGCCGGCGCATGCTGGAGATGATCGAGCGCTGCAACGCAGGCGCAAGCCAACCGCTGCCGGTCTATACTGCCGAGGAACACCATGCCGAAGCGCGCGCGATGGCCGCGGCCTCGATGGTTCTCGTGCGCAACGAAGGTCTGCTGCCGATCCAGCCCGACATGATGAACATTCTGGTTGTCGGCCGCGATGCCGGCATTCCGGTCATCCAGGGTTCGGGTTGCGCCACGACGATCCCGACCATGGTCGACCAGCCGCTGGAGCAGCTGGAACAGGCTCTGGGAACGGACCACGTCCTGACGTTCCGCCAGGAAGCCGATGCCGAAACGCTGGCGCTCGCGGCCAAGGCGGATCTGGTTCTGGTCTACACCTCGACCGAAGGCGCATATGACGGTGAAGGCTCCGACCGCACCACGCTGGCGCTCGGCCCCGGTCAGGATGCGATGATCGCAGCCCTCGCGGCGGCCTCGGAAAAAGTGGCGGTGGTGATCGCCTGCCCGGATGCGGTGGAAATGCCGTGGGTCGATCAGGTCGGCGCGGTGCTCGTGACCTTCTATTCCGGACAGGCTATGGGTGGGGCGGTTGCCGACATTCTGACAGGCACGGTCAACCCGTCCGGTAAGCTCTCCGTCACCTTCCCGAAGCGTCTGGCAGACGTGCCCGGCTTCCTGCATTATCCAGGTGAAAACGGCCGGCACATCTATGGCGAGGGCATTCATGTCGGCTATCGCGCCTACGATCTGCGCGAAATCGAGCCGCTGTTCGCCTTCGGCCATGGCCTTAGCTATACCAGCTTTGCCTATTCCGACCTGGCGGTTTCATCGGCACAGATTGGGCTTCACGATGCAATCACCGTCGCCTTCACCATTACCAATACGGGTCACCGGACCGGTGCTGAAGTCGCACAGCTTTATCTGCAGGCGCCCGGCAAGCGGCTGAAGCGTTCACCGCAGGAACTCAAGGGTTTTGCCAAGCCGGTGCTGGCGCCGGGCGAAAGCAAGCGGGTCGAAATCACCATCACGGGTTCGGATCTGGCGATTTGGGACCCGGCGCTCGCGCGCTGGGTGCTGGAGGGTGTCGAAGCCCGGCTGGTCGTCGGCGCCTCTTCGCGTGATCCAAAGCTCTCGGCCGATCTGATGATCAAGCCTTCGGTTCTGCCGTTCCGTCGTATCGCCTACGATACCCAGCCGGCCTACGTCCTGCCGAATGCCATCGCCTGCGAACACATCTGCGCCTATTTGACGAACCGCTACAATATTTCGCAAGAGGATGCGATGCGTATGCTCAATCACTGCGCGAACTCATTCTTCGGCATCTTCACTTCACTCGAACGCCGCCTTCGTGTTTCCATTCCGGAGGCCGAGGTTGCCGGACTGATCTTCGAAATCAACGCGGCGATGGGCGGGGCGGAGTCAGAACTGTGA
- a CDS encoding flavin-containing monooxygenase, whose amino-acid sequence MSVEKIHTLVVGAGQAGVAMSEHLSRNGVDYIVLERGRIAERWRSMRWDSLVANGPAWHDRFPGMEFPGHPDAFVSKDGVADYFEAYADMHKAPIRCGVEVTKVERLEDRPGFRVETSDGAIEALNVVVATGPFQSPSIPPIVPADARVAQIHSSEYHNPSQLADGAVLVVGAGSSGVQIAEELLLSGRKVYLSVGPHDRPPRAYRSRDFVWWLGVLGKWDAQAQASGSEHVTIAVSGAHGGKTIDFRRLASQGMVLAGMTAAYREGSVSFADDLARNLDRGDQNYLSLLDEADAFVARNGLDLPQEPAARILGPEVDCVINPLRELNLHDAGVTTIIWATGFVSDYSWLKVNAFDVAGRPKHQRGVSAEKGIYFLGLPWLSGRGSSFIWGVWHDAKHVADHIAIQDNYLAYAPKS is encoded by the coding sequence ATGTCAGTCGAGAAAATCCACACGCTGGTTGTCGGAGCCGGCCAGGCAGGTGTGGCAATGAGCGAACACTTGAGCCGCAACGGCGTCGACTACATCGTGCTGGAGCGCGGCCGCATTGCCGAACGCTGGCGTTCGATGCGCTGGGATTCGCTCGTTGCCAACGGTCCCGCCTGGCACGACCGTTTTCCCGGCATGGAATTTCCCGGCCATCCGGATGCGTTCGTGTCCAAGGATGGCGTCGCCGATTATTTCGAAGCCTATGCCGACATGCACAAGGCACCGATCCGCTGCGGTGTCGAAGTCACCAAGGTCGAACGGCTTGAAGACCGCCCCGGCTTCCGCGTCGAAACGTCCGATGGCGCGATCGAAGCCCTCAATGTCGTCGTCGCCACCGGACCGTTCCAGAGCCCGAGCATTCCCCCGATCGTGCCCGCGGATGCCAGGGTCGCGCAGATACACTCGAGCGAGTACCACAATCCCTCCCAGCTTGCAGACGGCGCCGTGCTGGTCGTCGGCGCCGGTTCGTCTGGCGTCCAGATTGCCGAGGAGCTGTTGCTTTCCGGCCGCAAGGTCTACCTATCCGTCGGCCCGCATGACCGCCCTCCCCGCGCCTATCGCAGCCGCGATTTCGTCTGGTGGCTCGGTGTTCTCGGCAAATGGGACGCACAGGCGCAGGCTTCTGGCTCGGAGCATGTGACCATTGCCGTCAGCGGCGCACACGGCGGCAAGACGATCGACTTCCGCCGCCTGGCATCGCAGGGCATGGTGCTTGCCGGCATGACCGCCGCATACCGTGAGGGATCGGTTTCCTTTGCCGACGATCTTGCACGCAACCTCGATCGCGGCGACCAGAATTACCTGTCGCTGCTCGACGAGGCAGACGCATTTGTCGCCCGCAACGGTCTCGATCTTCCGCAGGAGCCGGCTGCGCGTATCCTCGGGCCTGAGGTCGACTGTGTCATCAACCCGCTGCGCGAACTGAACCTGCACGACGCCGGCGTCACCACCATCATCTGGGCGACGGGCTTTGTCTCGGACTATAGCTGGCTGAAGGTCAATGCCTTCGACGTGGCCGGTCGCCCCAAACACCAGCGCGGCGTCTCGGCAGAAAAAGGCATCTATTTCCTCGGCCTTCCATGGCTCTCCGGCCGCGGCTCCAGCTTCATCTGGGGTGTCTGGCACGACGCCAAACACGTGGCCGACCACATCGCCATCCAGGACAATTACCTCGCCTACGCACCGAAATCCTGA
- the argE gene encoding acetylornithine deacetylase, with translation MTATEDWLERLVAHPTVSSETNLPLIEEIEAKLANTGAVCERFYDTSGQKAALLVRLGPDVPGGLMLSGHVDVVPAAGQDWTVPPFSLIRKDGRLYGRGTTDMKGFVASAVALAEAIDARSLAAPLWLAISYDEEIGCVGVRPMLEEIVGRDILPDLIVVGEPTSMQLGLGHKGKMAFHVRARGVPRHSAEAPLALNALHIATDFVSGLRKLQDEIEARGSREPGYSVPYATVHVGKLSGGTAVNLVPDQAELLMECRMMAADDPLALAEQVRKAGAAAVAPHKDRFKEASIDIEITGNYPGHSVDRSHPMVQAFASCLPKGARECRVSFGTEAGLFAQALDVPVVICGPGNMDQGHRPDEFIEETQLAMCDAVLAEAVIRFCASRRPLASHEPKQMHGKM, from the coding sequence GTGACCGCGACTGAGGATTGGCTGGAGCGCCTGGTCGCTCATCCGACGGTCAGTTCCGAGACGAACCTGCCGCTGATCGAGGAGATCGAGGCGAAGCTGGCGAATACCGGTGCCGTCTGCGAGCGCTTCTACGATACCAGCGGGCAAAAGGCCGCACTTCTGGTGCGTCTGGGGCCTGATGTGCCAGGAGGGCTGATGCTCTCGGGACATGTCGACGTGGTGCCGGCCGCTGGGCAGGACTGGACGGTTCCCCCTTTCAGCCTGATCCGGAAAGATGGCAGGCTTTACGGGCGCGGCACGACTGACATGAAGGGCTTTGTTGCTTCCGCCGTGGCGCTGGCCGAGGCGATCGATGCCAGAAGCCTGGCCGCTCCGCTATGGCTCGCCATCTCCTATGATGAGGAGATCGGCTGCGTCGGCGTCAGGCCGATGCTTGAAGAAATTGTGGGGCGGGACATCCTGCCCGACCTGATCGTCGTCGGTGAGCCGACATCGATGCAGCTTGGTCTCGGCCACAAGGGTAAGATGGCTTTTCACGTCAGGGCCCGGGGCGTTCCGCGCCATTCCGCCGAAGCGCCGCTTGCACTCAATGCGCTGCATATCGCCACCGACTTCGTATCCGGCCTGCGGAAATTACAGGACGAGATCGAAGCCCGAGGTTCGCGTGAACCCGGCTACTCGGTGCCCTACGCAACGGTGCATGTCGGCAAGTTGTCGGGTGGAACCGCGGTCAATCTGGTGCCGGATCAAGCGGAACTGCTGATGGAATGCCGCATGATGGCGGCCGACGATCCGCTTGCTCTTGCCGAGCAGGTCCGCAAGGCCGGCGCGGCAGCCGTGGCCCCGCACAAGGATCGCTTCAAGGAGGCATCGATCGACATCGAGATCACCGGCAACTATCCGGGCCATTCTGTTGATCGCAGCCATCCGATGGTGCAGGCATTTGCCTCGTGCCTGCCGAAGGGAGCCAGGGAGTGCCGTGTCAGCTTCGGCACGGAGGCGGGTCTGTTTGCCCAGGCGCTGGATGTTCCCGTGGTGATCTGCGGCCCCGGCAACATGGATCAGGGGCACCGCCCGGACGAATTCATCGAGGAAACGCAGCTTGCCATGTGCGATGCAGTGCTTGCTGAGGCCGTCATTCGGTTTTGCGCAAGCCGTCGGCCGCTTGCTTCGCATGAGCCAAAGCAGATGCACGGAAAAATGTAA
- a CDS encoding LysR family transcriptional regulator, with protein sequence MRFTLRQLEYFIATAEAGSITLASDRIRVSQPSISTAISQLEIELNTQLFLRRHAQGLSLTPAGQKLLLQAKAVIEQAQNLYTAASEATDQIRGTLSLGCLLTFAPMLLPEVSQSFKAAYPGVTVRPTVADHRTLLTRLERAELDIALSYDLSVPEGFEFTPLAELPPYVQVAETDPLAERSAISLAELEEYEFILLDLPLSRDYFLGLFAAAGANPNIVAQIQHQEVIRTMVASRYGYTLANVRPKNKAALDGRGLVGLRLSGDHKPMRIGLIRVGQQVSTRLVRTFEEHCSHLISDSYVPGMEAPILNLRRTGQS encoded by the coding sequence ATGCGCTTCACACTGCGTCAGCTCGAATATTTTATCGCCACCGCCGAGGCCGGTTCCATCACGCTCGCATCGGATCGCATCCGTGTTTCGCAACCCTCCATCTCCACCGCAATCTCTCAGCTGGAAATCGAGCTCAACACCCAGCTTTTCCTGAGGCGCCACGCGCAGGGTCTGTCGCTGACACCGGCCGGCCAGAAACTGCTGCTGCAGGCCAAGGCAGTGATCGAGCAGGCCCAGAACCTCTATACGGCAGCGTCCGAAGCGACGGATCAGATTCGCGGAACATTGTCGCTTGGGTGCCTTTTGACCTTTGCGCCTATGTTGCTGCCGGAAGTAAGCCAGAGCTTCAAGGCTGCCTATCCCGGCGTAACGGTCCGGCCGACTGTCGCGGATCATCGTACGCTGCTGACGCGGCTGGAGCGCGCCGAACTGGATATTGCACTCTCCTACGATCTGTCGGTCCCCGAGGGCTTCGAGTTTACGCCGCTTGCCGAACTGCCGCCTTATGTCCAGGTAGCCGAGACCGATCCACTGGCGGAGCGTTCAGCGATCTCGCTTGCCGAATTGGAAGAATACGAATTCATCTTGCTCGATCTGCCGCTGTCACGGGATTATTTCCTAGGGCTTTTTGCTGCTGCCGGTGCCAACCCGAATATTGTTGCTCAGATCCAGCATCAGGAAGTCATCCGCACGATGGTCGCCAGCCGGTATGGTTACACGCTCGCTAACGTCCGGCCCAAGAACAAGGCGGCGCTGGACGGCCGGGGGCTTGTCGGCCTCCGTCTGTCGGGTGATCACAAGCCGATGCGCATTGGTCTGATCCGCGTAGGCCAGCAGGTCTCCACCCGGCTAGTGCGGACCTTCGAAGAGCATTGCAGCCATCTGATTTCCGACAGTTACGTGCCCGGCATGGAAGCTCCGATCCTCAACCTGCGTCGGACGGGGCAGAGCTAG